The following are encoded in a window of candidate division KSB1 bacterium genomic DNA:
- a CDS encoding acyl-CoA dehydratase activase, protein MSYAAGVDVGSTQTKAVIINSKREIVARALTDTGANVTAAAQKAFQQAMEAAKIGEEEVEYVIGTGYGRYKVTFGNKQVTEISCHGRGAAHMFPATRTVIDMGGQDSKAIRVNDKGEIVDFCMNDKCAAGTGRFLGAAAVALDIPLGELGATALRAEKPVRISTTCTVFAESEVLSWLGKGKKVEDILWGVHQSIAARSIGLLRRVGIEEEITFTGGVAKNIGMIRALEEGLGKKVNVSKDSHFMGALGAALFALDHIVEAKKIKR, encoded by the coding sequence ATGTCTTACGCAGCCGGAGTCGATGTCGGCTCCACGCAAACCAAAGCGGTGATCATCAACAGCAAAAGGGAAATCGTGGCGCGGGCGTTGACGGATACGGGCGCCAACGTGACCGCCGCGGCGCAAAAGGCGTTTCAGCAGGCGATGGAAGCGGCGAAGATCGGCGAGGAGGAAGTGGAATATGTCATCGGCACGGGCTATGGCCGCTACAAAGTGACGTTCGGCAACAAGCAGGTGACGGAGATCAGTTGCCACGGCCGCGGGGCGGCGCACATGTTTCCGGCGACGCGCACGGTGATTGACATGGGCGGGCAGGATAGCAAAGCCATTCGCGTCAACGACAAGGGCGAGATTGTCGATTTCTGCATGAACGACAAATGTGCGGCGGGCACAGGGCGCTTTCTCGGCGCAGCCGCGGTGGCGCTCGACATTCCGTTGGGTGAATTAGGCGCGACCGCTTTGCGCGCGGAGAAGCCGGTGCGCATCAGCACGACCTGCACGGTCTTCGCTGAGTCCGAAGTTTTGTCGTGGCTGGGCAAAGGCAAGAAGGTCGAAGATATTTTGTGGGGCGTGCATCAATCCATTGCTGCGCGTTCGATTGGCTTGCTGCGCCGCGTCGGCATTGAAGAAGAAATCACCTTCACCGGCGGCGTGGCGAAAAATATCGGCATGATCCGCGCGCTGGAAGAGGGCTTGGGCAAAAAAGTGAACGTGAGCAAAGATTCCCATTTCATGGGCGCGTTGGGCGCGGCGTTGTTTGCGCTGGACCACATCGTTGAGGCAAAAAAGATAAAAAGATAA